From the genome of Gemmatimonadaceae bacterium, one region includes:
- the rpmA gene encoding 50S ribosomal protein L27, translating to MAHKKGVGSSRNGRDSNPKYQGIKCFGGERVRAGNIIVRQDGTRYHPGTNVGLGTDYTIFALVDGVVKFEHKNRKRYKVSVYPERAVAAGE from the coding sequence ATGGCACATAAGAAAGGCGTCGGCTCTTCGCGCAACGGCCGCGACAGCAATCCGAAATACCAGGGCATCAAGTGCTTTGGCGGCGAGCGCGTGCGCGCCGGGAACATCATCGTTCGCCAGGACGGCACGCGATATCATCCGGGCACCAACGTCGGCCTTGGTACGGACTACACGATCTTCGCGCTCGTCGACGGCGTCGTGAAGTTCGAGCACAAGAACCGCAAGCGGTACAAGGTCAGCGTGTATCCTGAGCGCGCCGTCGCCGCCGGCGAGTAA
- the rplU gene encoding 50S ribosomal protein L21, whose product MPYAIIKTGGKQYRVEPGKTYRIPSLVGDAGSDIEFNEVLFGSDGENARTGVPLLKGAKVTGEIVKHGRGEKIIVFKHKRRKNYARKRGHRQGFTEVRINDISLG is encoded by the coding sequence ATGCCCTACGCAATCATCAAAACCGGCGGCAAGCAGTACCGTGTCGAGCCGGGTAAGACTTATCGCATTCCGTCGCTCGTCGGCGACGCCGGAAGCGACATCGAGTTCAACGAAGTCCTGTTCGGTTCCGACGGCGAGAACGCTCGCACCGGCGTGCCCCTGCTCAAGGGTGCCAAGGTCACAGGCGAAATCGTCAAGCACGGTCGCGGCGAGAAGATCATCGTCTTCAAGCACAAGCGCCGGAAGAACTACGCGCGCAAGCGCGGGCATCGTCAGGGCTTCACCGAAGTCCGCATCAACGACATCAGCCTCGGCTGA
- a CDS encoding Rne/Rng family ribonuclease produces MKRELLINATPKETRVAILEDDELVELLVDRPDARRMVGDIYLGRVEAVLPGIQAAFVDIGTEKSAFLHASDLVFPDDDDDRDDDDEESEDDAREETNGEPRGRRGKTPPIQDLLKRGQDIAVQVSKEPISTKGPRVTAQISLAGRFLVYMPFASRVGVSRKIGDRAERQRLREQMQKLLPDDSGGIIVRTVGEDVTEDTFEREMNTLMNTWKRIKRKTHFVRAPSLVHRETSLTRGLMRDVFSTKVEQVTVDSRQVFNEIVEYLKGIAPELIDRVKLYEDVVPVFDKANIEHEIRDLFKRRCDLPSGGYLIIEPTEALVSVDVNSGRYTGKRDPEKTILKTNVEAAREVARQLRLRDIGGIIVCDFIDMETKANRDRVLQELRTHLGRDRARTKAFAVSDLGLVEMTRQRVRQSHLQNMTESCPTCHGTGRVFTAETVVRRVERSVRRMGVEGKRDHLIVKLHPDVAMYVLEHEKDLLKKLEKLAGFNLELRDDPLLRPDEFKLVVKAAGRDVTQQYAVA; encoded by the coding sequence ATGAAACGAGAACTATTGATCAATGCGACGCCAAAGGAGACCCGCGTCGCGATTCTGGAGGACGACGAGCTAGTTGAATTACTAGTCGACCGACCCGACGCTCGTCGCATGGTCGGCGACATTTACCTCGGACGCGTGGAAGCCGTTTTACCCGGCATCCAGGCCGCATTCGTCGACATCGGAACTGAGAAGAGCGCGTTTTTGCACGCCTCGGATCTCGTATTCCCCGATGACGACGACGATCGCGACGACGACGATGAGGAGTCCGAGGACGACGCGCGCGAGGAGACCAACGGTGAGCCTCGCGGCCGCCGCGGCAAGACGCCGCCGATTCAGGATTTACTAAAGCGGGGCCAGGACATCGCCGTCCAGGTCTCCAAGGAACCGATCTCGACGAAGGGGCCGCGCGTCACGGCGCAGATCTCGCTCGCCGGCCGGTTCCTCGTCTACATGCCATTCGCGTCCCGCGTCGGCGTGAGCCGCAAGATTGGCGATCGCGCCGAGCGGCAACGGCTGCGCGAACAGATGCAGAAGCTGCTGCCCGACGATTCCGGCGGAATCATCGTCCGCACGGTCGGCGAGGATGTCACCGAGGACACGTTCGAGCGTGAAATGAACACGCTCATGAACACGTGGAAGCGCATCAAGCGAAAAACGCACTTCGTGCGCGCGCCCTCGCTCGTGCACCGCGAAACGAGTTTGACGCGCGGTTTGATGCGTGACGTCTTCAGCACGAAGGTCGAACAAGTCACCGTCGACTCGCGTCAGGTCTTCAACGAGATCGTCGAGTACTTGAAGGGCATTGCTCCCGAGCTCATCGATCGCGTGAAGCTGTACGAAGACGTCGTTCCAGTCTTCGATAAGGCCAACATCGAGCACGAGATCCGTGACCTGTTCAAGCGTCGATGTGACTTACCATCGGGCGGTTACCTCATCATCGAGCCCACCGAGGCACTCGTTTCGGTCGACGTCAATTCGGGACGCTACACCGGCAAGCGCGATCCGGAAAAAACAATTCTGAAGACCAACGTCGAGGCCGCGCGCGAAGTCGCGCGTCAGCTTCGGTTGCGAGATATCGGAGGTATTATCGTCTGCGACTTCATCGACATGGAGACAAAGGCGAACCGCGACCGCGTACTCCAAGAGCTGCGAACCCACCTTGGCCGCGATCGCGCGCGGACGAAGGCCTTTGCCGTCAGCGACCTGGGACTCGTCGAGATGACTCGGCAGCGTGTCCGCCAGAGCCACTTGCAGAACATGACCGAGTCCTGTCCGACCTGCCACGGAACAGGACGCGTCTTTACCGCCGAGACCGTCGTAAGGCGCGTAGAGCGCTCGGTTCGGCGGATGGGAGTGGAGGGGAAGCGGGACCATCTCATAGTCAAGCTTCACCCGGACGTCGCGATGTACGTGCTCGAGCACGAGAAAGACTTGCTCAAGAAGCTCGAAAAGCTGGCTGGGTTCAACCTCGAACTGCGAGATGACCCGTTACTTCGGCCCGACGAGTTCAAGCTGGTCGTGAAGGCGGCAGGTAGGGACGTGACGCAGCAGTACGCGGTGGCGTGA